A part of Dreissena polymorpha isolate Duluth1 chromosome 13, UMN_Dpol_1.0, whole genome shotgun sequence genomic DNA contains:
- the LOC127855318 gene encoding microtubule-associated protein futsch-like isoform X2: protein MASEGSTPVNLDDCLSKGKKLPLKRVKKKSELNISKGKLKSISKQHNFSFLNASVQKQTLRENNRALAQSLAKAREEMRNMHKVNKDLLAQNQDLVIKVNRLKRVAGMRDDEIETELQKRNKQMMQSLKKLCEDASRSMMQSSESLNSIYDVCVEQSRRSTGIGEGRGSSMGAGEDRQASANGGEEGPVSSTAGEDGPGLSMRDAVLVKDAVQSGPRRKVFQSDCARPLADLPVKSSSVFNSGVSDISMILEQSVLDDGMTDGLEYVAVPLEPVKEVHIDTSLVVPSESIHTQKSQVLSKLPQRVAKGGSAVAENNEKPDTAKKGACEKPDFEKETVQVKSKSKSDKTSKEKSKGSKSTEIKKNEKVSKTNAVVSKNTKQVDDILPEKVVNVDADSETDISLFGFGRNFASELVSGSPIISNKIEDKSVPATKSKSETMNKHSDKQSNEKLRRETFVLPQPGAAVIQEMEVQSSKDKSKDSLKQKPFETSKPTQKLSQSALSSSLSRIDKKMPSSSKEQKTPEKSKPVAVIQEQTYSAVSNPFKPTKCLLRSPPPVPYQKTSEEPSIDSRAFIASLRQSSETAFQRSPLPEPRFSHEPTMIFNSDMEFTEIFDSSKLPSFNKSDKVSPNIPESIPEYSNTLAKSVQDLTNKEVSNAKDMESHEFLKPSSKHIPKAAKEKPSKSKTSKPDEEVTVVDTLDGPSVEVRSKKPGVFTFNVGRKEADGTRKAVPEETTSRARSKKAKAVMSEKTEERRTGEDRDMFNFGDRSPTIPLDKLVKPVTKSVYDLSINESVVQTGSLHSLRDNKKTPALPEAKPDECIYYLPMPKGSPEDKPAASKSRSRSKSNTRSKSKTRHKSGENDEDDDWVPGKSRARARSASRSRKTFDVNEPVAPRRGRSRSRVRKSSESLAADKNNADEERDEIEKDDSKKEVEGERGRSRSQARKPDLDDGCKNSNPDEVIRDEIEKDDSKKEVEGRKGRSKSRARKPDLDDDCKKSNSEEVICSKSRPGKNAKEDEIDIDADELEVTQLERKSRSKSIQKRKTYVLDNVEEDKKERTLNNKLVAESPDVKKSQQTRVKSIVVVNSDNESSGSDNSDKRAIAETFCIGDSDSDNVEEATLSKATQPACKKSVTKKVLMVESETESEAKSSVANEKSREIEELSIRVPDNFITKSRARRSKRLSSIDPDPVDDHGLEVLENLIADEKKVSAVKESECNQGKISRTVRKSRSKVSYAVDSLNDEDEDESKSPTPKKKLKSAKKSVKKKKGEADTSADVKKSKAKLQLEDEDTEDSKKKCSLEDTGHV from the exons ATGGCAAGTGAAGGCAGCACACCTGTTAACCTGGACGATTGTTTGTCAAAAGGCAAGAAACTACCATTGAAACGAGTGAAGAAGAAAAGCGAACTCAATATATCAAAAGGAAAATTGAAATCCATCTCAAAGCAGCATAATTTTAGCT TCTTAAATGCTTCTGTGCAAAAGCAAACATTGCGGGAAAATAACCGGGCGCTGGCCCAGAGTCTTGCAAAGGCTCGTGAGGAGATGCGGAACATGCATAAGGTTAACAAAGATCTGCTGGCCCAGAACCAGGACCTGGTGATCAAGGTCAATCGCCTGAAACGGGTTGCAGGAATGCGAGATGATGAAATTGAGACAGAATTGCAAAAGAGGAACAAG CAAATGATGCAGTCCCTTAAGAAGCTTTGTGAGGATGCATCCCGCAGCATGATGCAGTCCAGTGAGTCCCTCAACAGCATCTACGACGTGTGTGTGGAGCAGAGCAGGCGTAGTACAGGAATAGGGGAGGGGCGTGGATCATCTATGGGGGCAGGAGAGGACAGGCAGGCATCTGCTAATGGCGGGGAGGAGGGGCCTGTCTCGTCAACAGCCGGAGAGGATGGGCCGGGCCTGTCCATGAGAGACGCAGTGCTGGTAAAAGATGCTGTACAGTCAGGTCCTAGGAG GAAAGTGTTCCAATCAGATTGCGCCAGGCCCCTAGCAGATCTCCCTGTGAAGTCTAGCTCAGTGTTCAATTCTGGCGTGTCAGACATTTCCATGATCTTGGAGCAGTCAGTCTTGGATGATGGCATGACAGACGGACTAGAATATGTTGCTGTACCCCTGGAACCAG tgaAGGAGGTCCACATTGACACAAGCCTTGTTGTACCATCAGAGTCCATCCACACACAGAAGTCACAAGTGTTGTCAAAACTTCCCCAGAGGGTTGCAAAAGGTGGATCTGCAGTCGCAGAAAATAACGAGAAACCTGACACAGCAAAGAAAGGAGCCTGTGAAAAACCTGACTTTGAAAAAGAAACTGTCCAAGTTAAGAGTAAGAGTAAATCAGATAAAACATCCAAAGAGAAAAGCAAAGGTTCAAAAAGCACTGAAATTAAGAAAAATGAGAAAGTTTCCAAGACAAATGCAGTTGTTTCAAAAAATACCAAACAGGTTGATGACATTTTGCCTGAAAAAGTGGTAAATGTTGATGCTGACTCAGAAACTGACATCAGTTTATTTGGGTTTGGCAGAAATTTTGCTTCCGAGCTTGTTTCGGGATCACCAATTATCAGTAACAAAATCGAGGACAAGTCAGTTCCTGCAACCAAGTCAAAAAGTGAAACTAtgaacaaacattctgacaaacaatcaaatgaaaaattgcGTAGAGAAACCTTTGTTTTACCACAGCCTGGTGCTGCAGTTATACAAGAGATGGAAGTGCAGTCTTCAAAAGATAAAAGCAAAGATAGCCTGAAGCAAAAACCTTTTGAAACAAGCAAACCGACTCAGAAATTATCTCaatcagcattatcatcatcattgtctAGAATTGACAAGAAAATGCCTTCTTCATCAAAGGAACAGAAAACTCCAGAAAAATCTAAACCAGTAGCTGTTATTCAAGAGCAAACTTATAGTGCAGTATCTAATCCTTTTAAACCTACCAAATGCTTATTAAGGAGCCCACCACCTGTGCCTTACCAGAAAACCAGCGAAGAACCTTCTATCGATAGCAGGGCCTTTATCGCTTCATTGAGACAATCTTCTGAAACAGCTTTCCAGAGGTCACCATTGCCGGAGCCTCGTTTCTCACATGAGCCAACCATGATCTTTAATTCTGATATGGAATTTACAGAAATTTTTGATTCAAGTAAACTACCAAGCTTTAATAAATCTGATAAAGTAAGTCCAAATATTCCAGAGTCCATCCCAGAATATTCTAATACATTAGCCAAATCAGTGCAAGATCTAACTAACAAGGAAGTCTCTAATGCTAAAGACATGGAGAGTCATGAGTTTCTGAAGCCATCTAGCAAACATATACCTAAAGCTGCAAAAGAAAAACCTTCAAAAAGCAAAACATCTAAGCCTGATGAGGAAGTCACAGTTGTGGATACATTGGATGGACCATCAGTGGAGGTCCGAAGTAAGAAACCGGGTGTCTTCACATTTAATGTCGGTAGGAAAGAAGCGGATGGCACAAGGAAAGCTGTGCCAGAAGAAACAACAAGCAGGGCTAGATCAAAGAAGGCAAAAGCGGTAATGTCAGAAAAGACTGAAGAGAGAAGGACTGGTGAGGATCGAGACATGTTTAACTTTGGCGACCGTAGTCCAACAATTCCCTTGGACAAACTTGTGAAACCAGTGACCAAGAGCGTGTATGACCTCTCCATTAATGAATCAGTGGTGCAGACGGGCAGTCTCCATTCTTTAAGGGATAATAAGAAGACTCCAGCTCTTCCTGAGGCAAAGCCTGATGAATGTATCTACTATTTACCGATGCCAAAAGGCAGTCCAGAAGATAAACCAGCTGCCTCTAAGTCTCGTTCACGCTCCAAATCTAACACACGATCTAAGTCAAAAACACGACACAAATCAGGAGAAAATGACGAGGATGATGACTGGGTGCCAGGAAAATCAAGAGCTCGTGCACGTTCTGCAAGTAGATCAAGGAAAACTTTTGATGTGAATGAACCAGTGGCACCTAGAAGGGGTAGATCCAGATCCAGAGTAAGAAAGTCTAGTGAATCTTTAGCGGCAGATAAAAACAATGCAGATGAAGAAAGGGATGAGATAGAAAAAGATGACAGCAAGAAAGAAGTTGAGGGTGAGAGAGGTCGCTCCAGATCTCAAGCAAGAAAACCAGATCTTGATGACGGTTGTAAAAATTCTAACCCAGATGAAGTAATCCGAGATGAGATAGAAAAAGATGACAGCAAGAAAGAAGTTGAGGGTAGGAAAGGTCGCTCTAAATCTCGAGCAAGAAAACCAGATCTTGATGATGATTGTAAAAAGTCTAACTCAGAAGAAGTAATCTGCTCTAAGTCTAGACCTGGAAAAAATGCTAAAGAGGATGAGATTGACATTGATGCTGATGAATTAGAAGTGACACAGCTGGAAAGAAAAAGCAGGTCAAAGTCTATTCAGAAAAGGAAAACATATGTACTTGATAATGTTGAAGAAGACAAAAAAGAGAGGACCCTAAATAATAAGCTTGTTGCAGAATCACCTGATGTTAAGAAGAGTCAACAAACTAGAGTAAAGTCAATCGTTGTTGTTAATTCTGATAATGAAAGTTCTGGGTCAGACAACAGTGATAAGAGAGCTATAGCGGAAACTTTTTGTATAGGTGACAGTGATTCTGATAATGTGGAGGAAGCAACTTTAAGTAAAGCAACACAACCCGCTTGTAAGAAATCTGTTACCAAAAAAGTGCTGATGGTAGAAAGCGAAACTGAAAGTGAAGCAAAGAGCTCAGTCGCAAATGAAAAATCCAGGGAAATTGAAGAGTTGAGTATTCGAGTGCCAGATAATTTCATCACCAAAAGCAGGGCTAGAAGGTCAAAACGCCTTAGTAGCATTGACCCTGACCCAGTTGATGACCATGGCTTGGAAGTATTGGAAAATCTGATCGCTGATGAAAAAAAGGTTTCTGCAGTGAAAGAAAGTGAGTGCAATCAGGGAAAAATTAGTCGAACTGTGAGAAAAAGTAGGAGCAAAGTGTCGTACGCTGTTGATAGCCTcaatgatgaggatgaggatgaatCCAAGTCACCGACTCCAAAGAAGAAGTTGAAGTCAGCAAAGAAGTCAGTGAAGAAAAAGAAGGGAGAAGCAGACACCAGTGCTGATGTGAAGAAGTCTAAAGCCAAACTGCAGCTT gaaGATGAGGATACTGAAGACTCCAAAAAAA AGTGTTCCCTTGAAGACACCGGCCATGTGTGA
- the LOC127855318 gene encoding microtubule-associated protein futsch-like isoform X1 has product MASEGSTPVNLDDCLSKGKKLPLKRVKKKSELNISKGKLKSISKQHNFSFLNASVQKQTLRENNRALAQSLAKAREEMRNMHKVNKDLLAQNQDLVIKVNRLKRVAGMRDDEIETELQKRNKQMMQSLKKLCEDASRSMMQSSESLNSIYDVCVEQSRRSTGIGEGRGSSMGAGEDRQASANGGEEGPVSSTAGEDGPGLSMRDAVLVKDAVQSGPRRKVFQSDCARPLADLPVKSSSVFNSGVSDISMILEQSVLDDGMTDGLEYVAVPLEPVKEVHIDTSLVVPSESIHTQKSQVLSKLPQRVAKGGSAVAENNEKPDTAKKGACEKPDFEKETVQVKSKSKSDKTSKEKSKGSKSTEIKKNEKVSKTNAVVSKNTKQVDDILPEKVVNVDADSETDISLFGFGRNFASELVSGSPIISNKIEDKSVPATKSKSETMNKHSDKQSNEKLRRETFVLPQPGAAVIQEMEVQSSKDKSKDSLKQKPFETSKPTQKLSQSALSSSLSRIDKKMPSSSKEQKTPEKSKPVAVIQEQTYSAVSNPFKPTKCLLRSPPPVPYQKTSEEPSIDSRAFIASLRQSSETAFQRSPLPEPRFSHEPTMIFNSDMEFTEIFDSSKLPSFNKSDKVSPNIPESIPEYSNTLAKSVQDLTNKEVSNAKDMESHEFLKPSSKHIPKAAKEKPSKSKTSKPDEEVTVVDTLDGPSVEVRSKKPGVFTFNVGRKEADGTRKAVPEETTSRARSKKAKAVMSEKTEERRTGEDRDMFNFGDRSPTIPLDKLVKPVTKSVYDLSINESVVQTGSLHSLRDNKKTPALPEAKPDECIYYLPMPKGSPEDKPAASKSRSRSKSNTRSKSKTRHKSGENDEDDDWVPGKSRARARSASRSRKTFDVNEPVAPRRGRSRSRVRKSSESLAADKNNADEERDEIEKDDSKKEVEGERGRSRSQARKPDLDDGCKNSNPDEVIRDEIEKDDSKKEVEGRKGRSKSRARKPDLDDDCKKSNSEEVICSKSRPGKNAKEDEIDIDADELEVTQLERKSRSKSIQKRKTYVLDNVEEDKKERTLNNKLVAESPDVKKSQQTRVKSIVVVNSDNESSGSDNSDKRAIAETFCIGDSDSDNVEEATLSKATQPACKKSVTKKVLMVESETESEAKSSVANEKSREIEELSIRVPDNFITKSRARRSKRLSSIDPDPVDDHGLEVLENLIADEKKVSAVKESECNQGKISRTVRKSRSKVSYAVDSLNDEDEDESKSPTPKKKLKSAKKSVKKKKGEADTSADVKKSKAKLQLEDEDTEDSKKSVPLKTPAMCEDTVASKKGATKSSRKGKSTSKRPPNQNSAGVDEGTPKAKKSKASADNPTESEIAVLKKRLTMIMNSKNASTLDRKNEAPLKVADLDRTVEENPVLQDLKMEPIHDDDDDSDRKHRRNRNPVSYVPKPLNLKLRQGDQMFVENGNSNKVKAEISRLAIARKTCVPKVSRDDKENVDQTKTK; this is encoded by the exons ATGGCAAGTGAAGGCAGCACACCTGTTAACCTGGACGATTGTTTGTCAAAAGGCAAGAAACTACCATTGAAACGAGTGAAGAAGAAAAGCGAACTCAATATATCAAAAGGAAAATTGAAATCCATCTCAAAGCAGCATAATTTTAGCT TCTTAAATGCTTCTGTGCAAAAGCAAACATTGCGGGAAAATAACCGGGCGCTGGCCCAGAGTCTTGCAAAGGCTCGTGAGGAGATGCGGAACATGCATAAGGTTAACAAAGATCTGCTGGCCCAGAACCAGGACCTGGTGATCAAGGTCAATCGCCTGAAACGGGTTGCAGGAATGCGAGATGATGAAATTGAGACAGAATTGCAAAAGAGGAACAAG CAAATGATGCAGTCCCTTAAGAAGCTTTGTGAGGATGCATCCCGCAGCATGATGCAGTCCAGTGAGTCCCTCAACAGCATCTACGACGTGTGTGTGGAGCAGAGCAGGCGTAGTACAGGAATAGGGGAGGGGCGTGGATCATCTATGGGGGCAGGAGAGGACAGGCAGGCATCTGCTAATGGCGGGGAGGAGGGGCCTGTCTCGTCAACAGCCGGAGAGGATGGGCCGGGCCTGTCCATGAGAGACGCAGTGCTGGTAAAAGATGCTGTACAGTCAGGTCCTAGGAG GAAAGTGTTCCAATCAGATTGCGCCAGGCCCCTAGCAGATCTCCCTGTGAAGTCTAGCTCAGTGTTCAATTCTGGCGTGTCAGACATTTCCATGATCTTGGAGCAGTCAGTCTTGGATGATGGCATGACAGACGGACTAGAATATGTTGCTGTACCCCTGGAACCAG tgaAGGAGGTCCACATTGACACAAGCCTTGTTGTACCATCAGAGTCCATCCACACACAGAAGTCACAAGTGTTGTCAAAACTTCCCCAGAGGGTTGCAAAAGGTGGATCTGCAGTCGCAGAAAATAACGAGAAACCTGACACAGCAAAGAAAGGAGCCTGTGAAAAACCTGACTTTGAAAAAGAAACTGTCCAAGTTAAGAGTAAGAGTAAATCAGATAAAACATCCAAAGAGAAAAGCAAAGGTTCAAAAAGCACTGAAATTAAGAAAAATGAGAAAGTTTCCAAGACAAATGCAGTTGTTTCAAAAAATACCAAACAGGTTGATGACATTTTGCCTGAAAAAGTGGTAAATGTTGATGCTGACTCAGAAACTGACATCAGTTTATTTGGGTTTGGCAGAAATTTTGCTTCCGAGCTTGTTTCGGGATCACCAATTATCAGTAACAAAATCGAGGACAAGTCAGTTCCTGCAACCAAGTCAAAAAGTGAAACTAtgaacaaacattctgacaaacaatcaaatgaaaaattgcGTAGAGAAACCTTTGTTTTACCACAGCCTGGTGCTGCAGTTATACAAGAGATGGAAGTGCAGTCTTCAAAAGATAAAAGCAAAGATAGCCTGAAGCAAAAACCTTTTGAAACAAGCAAACCGACTCAGAAATTATCTCaatcagcattatcatcatcattgtctAGAATTGACAAGAAAATGCCTTCTTCATCAAAGGAACAGAAAACTCCAGAAAAATCTAAACCAGTAGCTGTTATTCAAGAGCAAACTTATAGTGCAGTATCTAATCCTTTTAAACCTACCAAATGCTTATTAAGGAGCCCACCACCTGTGCCTTACCAGAAAACCAGCGAAGAACCTTCTATCGATAGCAGGGCCTTTATCGCTTCATTGAGACAATCTTCTGAAACAGCTTTCCAGAGGTCACCATTGCCGGAGCCTCGTTTCTCACATGAGCCAACCATGATCTTTAATTCTGATATGGAATTTACAGAAATTTTTGATTCAAGTAAACTACCAAGCTTTAATAAATCTGATAAAGTAAGTCCAAATATTCCAGAGTCCATCCCAGAATATTCTAATACATTAGCCAAATCAGTGCAAGATCTAACTAACAAGGAAGTCTCTAATGCTAAAGACATGGAGAGTCATGAGTTTCTGAAGCCATCTAGCAAACATATACCTAAAGCTGCAAAAGAAAAACCTTCAAAAAGCAAAACATCTAAGCCTGATGAGGAAGTCACAGTTGTGGATACATTGGATGGACCATCAGTGGAGGTCCGAAGTAAGAAACCGGGTGTCTTCACATTTAATGTCGGTAGGAAAGAAGCGGATGGCACAAGGAAAGCTGTGCCAGAAGAAACAACAAGCAGGGCTAGATCAAAGAAGGCAAAAGCGGTAATGTCAGAAAAGACTGAAGAGAGAAGGACTGGTGAGGATCGAGACATGTTTAACTTTGGCGACCGTAGTCCAACAATTCCCTTGGACAAACTTGTGAAACCAGTGACCAAGAGCGTGTATGACCTCTCCATTAATGAATCAGTGGTGCAGACGGGCAGTCTCCATTCTTTAAGGGATAATAAGAAGACTCCAGCTCTTCCTGAGGCAAAGCCTGATGAATGTATCTACTATTTACCGATGCCAAAAGGCAGTCCAGAAGATAAACCAGCTGCCTCTAAGTCTCGTTCACGCTCCAAATCTAACACACGATCTAAGTCAAAAACACGACACAAATCAGGAGAAAATGACGAGGATGATGACTGGGTGCCAGGAAAATCAAGAGCTCGTGCACGTTCTGCAAGTAGATCAAGGAAAACTTTTGATGTGAATGAACCAGTGGCACCTAGAAGGGGTAGATCCAGATCCAGAGTAAGAAAGTCTAGTGAATCTTTAGCGGCAGATAAAAACAATGCAGATGAAGAAAGGGATGAGATAGAAAAAGATGACAGCAAGAAAGAAGTTGAGGGTGAGAGAGGTCGCTCCAGATCTCAAGCAAGAAAACCAGATCTTGATGACGGTTGTAAAAATTCTAACCCAGATGAAGTAATCCGAGATGAGATAGAAAAAGATGACAGCAAGAAAGAAGTTGAGGGTAGGAAAGGTCGCTCTAAATCTCGAGCAAGAAAACCAGATCTTGATGATGATTGTAAAAAGTCTAACTCAGAAGAAGTAATCTGCTCTAAGTCTAGACCTGGAAAAAATGCTAAAGAGGATGAGATTGACATTGATGCTGATGAATTAGAAGTGACACAGCTGGAAAGAAAAAGCAGGTCAAAGTCTATTCAGAAAAGGAAAACATATGTACTTGATAATGTTGAAGAAGACAAAAAAGAGAGGACCCTAAATAATAAGCTTGTTGCAGAATCACCTGATGTTAAGAAGAGTCAACAAACTAGAGTAAAGTCAATCGTTGTTGTTAATTCTGATAATGAAAGTTCTGGGTCAGACAACAGTGATAAGAGAGCTATAGCGGAAACTTTTTGTATAGGTGACAGTGATTCTGATAATGTGGAGGAAGCAACTTTAAGTAAAGCAACACAACCCGCTTGTAAGAAATCTGTTACCAAAAAAGTGCTGATGGTAGAAAGCGAAACTGAAAGTGAAGCAAAGAGCTCAGTCGCAAATGAAAAATCCAGGGAAATTGAAGAGTTGAGTATTCGAGTGCCAGATAATTTCATCACCAAAAGCAGGGCTAGAAGGTCAAAACGCCTTAGTAGCATTGACCCTGACCCAGTTGATGACCATGGCTTGGAAGTATTGGAAAATCTGATCGCTGATGAAAAAAAGGTTTCTGCAGTGAAAGAAAGTGAGTGCAATCAGGGAAAAATTAGTCGAACTGTGAGAAAAAGTAGGAGCAAAGTGTCGTACGCTGTTGATAGCCTcaatgatgaggatgaggatgaatCCAAGTCACCGACTCCAAAGAAGAAGTTGAAGTCAGCAAAGAAGTCAGTGAAGAAAAAGAAGGGAGAAGCAGACACCAGTGCTGATGTGAAGAAGTCTAAAGCCAAACTGCAGCTT gaaGATGAGGATACTGAAGACTCCAAAAAAAG TGTTCCCTTGAAGACACCGGCCATGTGTGAGGATACAGTAGCCTCCAAGAAGGGTGCTACAAAGTCCTCCAGGAAAGGCAAGAGCACCAGCAAGCGGCCACCTAATCAAAACTCGGCTGGGGTGGACGAGGGGACACCAAAGGCTAAGAAGTCAAAGGCCAGTGCAGATAACCCCACTGAG TCTGAAATAGCTGTGCTAAAGAAGAGGCTCACGATGATAATGAACTCAAAGAATGCTAGTACCCTGGACAGGAAGAATGAAGCCCCTTTAAAGGTAGCTGATTTGGACAGGACTGTAGAGGAGAACCCAGTTCTTCAGGACCTGAAAATGGAACCAAtccacgatgatgatgatgacag TGATCGGAAGCATCGAAGGAACAGGAATCCAGTGAGCTATGTGCCCAAACCTCTGAATTT AAAACTTCGGCAGGGGGATCAGATGTTTGTAGAAAATGGGAATTCAAACAAAG